One Candidatus Cloacimonadota bacterium genomic window, GCTTTGAACACCGCTAACATCAATTGCACTAAGACAGGGAATCATCAACAATATCAAAAAAAGAATGGCGTAGGTTTTCATAAAAATCTCCTTATAAAAAAGGTGGAGCGGGCATCAATAAATGCCTTCTCCACCGTAACTTGTTGAGTAAAAACTTACTCGCTGATTGCTGATACAGGACATGTGGCAATGCAAGCACCGCAATCAATGCATGTGCTTTCATCACATTCAGCCTTGTCGTCAACCATGCTAAGAGCACTTACCGGACATACGTCCACGCATGCTCCACAGCCTATGCAAGTTTCTTTATCAATCTTAACTGCCATGATAAGACTCCTTCTATTTCTTTTTAGTCAGTATCTGCAGCCATTAATATTAGTCAAGCTTTTTTAATAATCCACATTTTATCCCAAT contains:
- a CDS encoding 4Fe-4S binding protein; this encodes MAVKIDKETCIGCGACVDVCPVSALSMVDDKAECDESTCIDCGACIATCPVSAISE